One stretch of Micromonospora echinospora DNA includes these proteins:
- a CDS encoding acyl-CoA dehydrogenase family protein, with amino-acid sequence MTTTQNSRPESPDGAGPLPTEAGQVTEKEARQVAEAARESAWDRPSFGKELFLGRFRLDLIDPWPRPDPADVARADEFLGALRAYLGSEVDGEAIERDARIPDEVFHGLAGLGAFGMKIDRRYGGLGLSNLHYCRALMLVGSVNPAVSALLSAHQSIGVPQPLKMFGTPEQKERFLPRLAAGEVSAFLLTEPDVGSDPARLATTAEPTADGTGYRLNGVKLWATNGTLATLLVVMARVPAGEGRRGGITAFVVEGDSDGITVERRNSFVGLRGLENSLTRFHDVFVPKENVIGGEGKGLKIALTTLNTGRLSLPAMCVGAGKWALNVAREWAADRVQWGRPVAEHEAVAKKLSFIAATTYGMESMLDLSCMLADDDRNDIRIEAALVKLYASEMAWRIADELIQIRGGRGYETADSLAARGERPAAVEQLLRDLRINRIFEGSTEIMHLLIAREAVDAHLSVAGDIIDPDAGLGRKAKAGARAGAFYAKWLPTLAVGKGQTPGAYQEFGPLAGHLRHVERTSRKLARSTFYAMSRWQGKMERKQAFLGRVVDIGAELFAMSAVCVRAHAERDAHPENVELADLFCRQARLRVDELFTGLWSNTDSVDVAAAKRIVAGRYASLEDGVLTPPTDLPWVARWEPGPSAAEDVRRRIPPAG; translated from the coding sequence GTGACCACGACACAGAACAGCCGGCCCGAGTCCCCCGACGGCGCGGGGCCGCTGCCCACGGAGGCGGGCCAGGTCACCGAGAAGGAGGCCCGCCAGGTCGCCGAGGCGGCCCGCGAGTCGGCCTGGGACCGGCCCAGCTTCGGCAAGGAGTTGTTCCTCGGCCGGTTCCGCCTCGACCTGATCGACCCCTGGCCCCGCCCCGACCCGGCCGACGTGGCCCGCGCGGACGAGTTCCTCGGCGCGCTGCGCGCGTACCTGGGGTCCGAGGTGGACGGCGAGGCGATCGAGCGGGACGCCCGCATTCCCGACGAGGTGTTCCACGGCCTGGCCGGGCTGGGCGCGTTCGGTATGAAGATCGACCGCAGGTACGGCGGGCTCGGGCTGAGCAACCTGCACTACTGCCGGGCGCTGATGCTCGTCGGCTCGGTGAACCCGGCGGTGAGCGCGCTGCTCTCCGCGCACCAGTCGATCGGCGTGCCGCAGCCGCTGAAGATGTTCGGCACGCCCGAGCAGAAGGAACGCTTCCTGCCCCGGCTCGCCGCCGGTGAGGTCTCCGCGTTCCTGCTCACCGAGCCGGACGTCGGCTCCGACCCGGCCCGGCTCGCCACCACCGCCGAGCCCACCGCCGACGGCACCGGCTACCGGCTCAACGGGGTGAAGCTGTGGGCCACCAACGGCACGCTCGCCACCCTGCTCGTGGTGATGGCCCGGGTGCCGGCCGGCGAGGGACGGCGCGGCGGCATCACCGCGTTCGTGGTGGAGGGCGACAGCGACGGCATCACCGTCGAGCGGCGCAACTCCTTCGTCGGGCTGCGCGGCCTGGAGAACAGCCTCACCCGGTTCCACGACGTCTTCGTGCCGAAGGAGAACGTGATCGGCGGCGAGGGCAAGGGCCTCAAGATCGCGCTGACCACGTTGAACACCGGCCGTCTCTCGCTGCCGGCCATGTGCGTGGGCGCCGGGAAGTGGGCGCTGAACGTGGCCCGGGAATGGGCGGCGGACCGGGTCCAGTGGGGCCGCCCGGTGGCCGAGCACGAGGCGGTGGCGAAGAAACTGTCGTTCATCGCCGCCACCACGTACGGTATGGAGTCCATGCTCGACCTGTCCTGCATGCTCGCCGACGACGACCGCAACGACATCCGGATCGAGGCGGCGCTGGTCAAGCTCTACGCCAGCGAGATGGCCTGGCGGATCGCCGACGAGCTGATCCAGATCCGTGGCGGACGCGGGTACGAGACGGCCGACTCGCTCGCCGCCCGGGGTGAACGGCCGGCCGCCGTCGAGCAGCTCCTGCGCGACCTGCGGATCAACCGGATCTTCGAGGGCTCCACCGAGATCATGCACCTGCTGATCGCCCGGGAGGCGGTCGACGCGCACCTGTCCGTCGCGGGCGACATCATCGACCCCGACGCCGGGCTGGGCCGCAAGGCCAAGGCGGGCGCGCGGGCCGGCGCCTTCTACGCGAAGTGGCTGCCCACGCTCGCCGTCGGCAAGGGGCAGACGCCCGGGGCGTACCAGGAGTTCGGGCCGCTGGCCGGGCACCTGCGCCACGTCGAGCGGACCTCCCGCAAGCTGGCCCGGTCGACGTTCTACGCCATGTCGCGGTGGCAGGGAAAGATGGAGCGCAAGCAGGCGTTCCTCGGCCGGGTGGTGGACATCGGCGCGGAGCTGTTCGCGATGAGCGCGGTCTGCGTCCGGGCCCACGCCGAGCGGGACGCGCACCCGGAGAACGTCGAACTGGCCGACCTGTTCTGCCGCCAGGCCCGGCTGCGCGTCGACGAGCTGTTCACCGGCCTGTGGTCGAACACCGACTCGGTCGACGTGGCCGCCGCCAAGCGCATCGTCGCCGGCCGGTACGCCTCGCTGGAGGACGGCGTCCTCACGCCGCCCACCGACCTGCCCTGGGTGGCGCGCTGGGAACCCGGACCGTCGGCCGCCGAGGACGTCCGCCGCCGCATCCCGCCCGCCGGCTGA
- a CDS encoding DUF6328 family protein yields MSKESEKQRWQRNFADLLQELRVAQTGVQILFAFLLTLPFSAGFDRTTEFQRDIYILALLTAAASAAMIISPVAFHRALFRQGRKPELVRFAHRMATGGLAFMLIAMVSSVLLVSDFVLDRPIAFLLSALTGVWFLTFWAVLPFSRRNWGEDDIDDEDDSPQSLTD; encoded by the coding sequence GTGTCGAAGGAATCCGAGAAGCAGCGCTGGCAGCGCAACTTCGCCGATCTGTTGCAGGAGCTGCGGGTCGCGCAGACCGGCGTGCAGATCCTGTTCGCCTTCCTGCTGACGCTGCCGTTCAGCGCCGGGTTCGACCGGACCACCGAGTTCCAGCGTGACATCTACATTCTGGCGCTGCTGACCGCCGCCGCGTCCGCCGCGATGATCATTTCTCCGGTCGCGTTCCACCGGGCGCTGTTCCGCCAGGGACGCAAGCCGGAACTGGTGCGCTTCGCCCACCGGATGGCCACCGGCGGCCTGGCCTTCATGCTGATCGCGATGGTCAGCTCAGTCCTGCTGGTCAGCGACTTCGTGCTGGACCGGCCGATCGCGTTCCTGCTCAGCGCGCTCACCGGGGTCTGGTTCCTGACCTTCTGGGCGGTCCTGCCGTTCAGCCGGCGCAACTGGGGCGAGGACGACATCGACGACGAGGACGACAGCCCTCAGTCGCTGACCGACTGA
- a CDS encoding sugar isomerase domain-containing protein — MTVSAEAYLAVVTETIGRVAAEQRRNVADAADLIAAALRADGVVHAFGTGHSEALAMEIAGRAGGLVPTNRIALRDLVLVGGDPADVLGPKLERDPAVAHRLYELAPIRPQDVFVLASNSGVNGAMVEFASIVKERGHGLVAITSAQHSGRMTSRHPSGRKLADFADVVLDNGAPYGDATLPLPGGGAVGAVSSITAALLAQQIVTEVVARLVAAGERPPVYLSANITGGDEHNAELEARYAGRIRRGS, encoded by the coding sequence ATGACGGTGAGCGCCGAGGCGTACCTGGCGGTGGTGACGGAGACGATCGGCCGGGTGGCCGCCGAGCAGCGGCGCAACGTCGCGGACGCGGCCGACCTGATCGCGGCGGCGCTGCGCGCCGACGGAGTGGTGCACGCGTTCGGCACCGGGCACTCCGAGGCGCTGGCCATGGAGATCGCCGGGCGGGCCGGCGGCCTGGTGCCCACCAACCGGATCGCGCTGCGTGACCTGGTGCTGGTCGGCGGCGACCCGGCCGACGTGCTCGGCCCGAAGCTGGAACGCGACCCGGCGGTGGCGCACCGCCTCTACGAGCTGGCGCCGATCCGCCCGCAGGACGTGTTCGTGCTCGCCTCGAACTCGGGCGTGAACGGCGCGATGGTCGAGTTCGCGTCCATCGTGAAGGAACGCGGGCACGGGCTGGTGGCGATCACCTCGGCGCAGCACTCCGGCCGGATGACCTCGCGGCACCCGTCCGGCCGCAAGCTCGCCGACTTCGCGGACGTGGTGCTGGACAACGGCGCGCCGTACGGAGACGCGACGCTGCCGCTGCCGGGCGGCGGCGCGGTGGGCGCGGTCTCGTCGATCACCGCGGCGCTGCTGGCCCAGCAGATCGTCACCGAGGTGGTGGCCCGGCTGGTCGCGGCGGGGGAGCGTCCGCCGGTCTACCTGTCCGCGAACATCACCGGCGGCGACGAGCACAACGCCGAGCTGGAGGCACGGTACGCAGGACGTATCCGCCGCGGCTCCTGA
- a CDS encoding alpha/beta fold hydrolase, which produces MLVDARGLTFEVRAGGPEGGDPVLLLHGFPQHSGEWDAVTPALHAAGLRTYALDQRGYSPGARPADAGAYRIPELVADAAGVLDALGVTRAHLVGHDWGAIVAWGLAAAHPERVRTLTAVSVPHPAAMGHALATDPRQKIKSAYIALFRKPGTAERVLLALNAAALRRMLSGVGDAGAVARYAEPMREPGALTAALNWYRAMTGADMKAVAPVGVPTTFVWSDKDVAIGRTAAQACAAHVTGDYRFVTLPGVTHWIPDEAPGSLAEAILARCAGTEEA; this is translated from the coding sequence ATGCTGGTGGATGCGCGGGGACTGACGTTCGAGGTACGCGCCGGCGGCCCCGAGGGCGGTGACCCGGTCCTGCTGCTGCACGGCTTTCCGCAGCACTCCGGCGAGTGGGACGCGGTCACGCCCGCGCTGCACGCCGCCGGGCTGCGCACGTACGCGCTCGACCAGCGTGGCTACTCACCCGGCGCACGGCCGGCGGACGCCGGGGCGTACCGGATTCCGGAGCTGGTGGCCGACGCGGCAGGCGTGCTGGACGCGCTCGGGGTGACCCGCGCGCACCTGGTCGGCCACGACTGGGGCGCGATCGTCGCGTGGGGCCTGGCGGCGGCGCACCCGGAGCGGGTGCGGACGCTCACAGCGGTGTCGGTGCCGCACCCCGCCGCGATGGGCCACGCGCTCGCCACCGACCCCCGGCAGAAAATCAAGTCCGCCTACATCGCGTTGTTCCGCAAGCCCGGTACGGCGGAGCGGGTACTGCTGGCGCTGAACGCCGCCGCGCTGCGCAGGATGCTCAGCGGTGTGGGCGACGCCGGTGCGGTGGCCCGCTACGCCGAGCCGATGCGCGAGCCGGGGGCGCTGACGGCGGCGCTGAACTGGTACCGCGCGATGACCGGGGCGGACATGAAGGCTGTCGCCCCGGTCGGGGTGCCGACCACGTTCGTCTGGAGCGACAAGGACGTGGCGATCGGCCGGACCGCCGCGCAGGCGTGCGCGGCGCACGTCACCGGCGACTACCGGTTCGTGACGCTGCCCGGCGTCACCCACTGGATCCCGGACGAGGCGCCGGGCTCGCTGGCCGAGGCGATCCTCGCCCGGTGCGCAGGAACGGAGGAGGCATGA
- a CDS encoding ECF transporter S component has product MNHTDSNRWRTVDIVVASVIAVAFGVVFWAWGLLWSATDAAFAFFPPAQAVLYGVWLVPAVLAGLIIRKPGAALYCETVAAIISALLGSQWASIVILQGLMQGIGAELAFAAFRYRSFRLPVAALAGALTGLGAAIFDFVYWNKAYDFASYRLPYALITIVSATIVAGLGAHVLTRALANTGVLDRFPAGRDRALV; this is encoded by the coding sequence GTGAACCACACCGACAGCAATCGCTGGCGTACCGTCGACATCGTCGTCGCCTCGGTCATCGCCGTCGCCTTCGGCGTCGTCTTCTGGGCCTGGGGCCTGCTCTGGAGCGCCACCGACGCGGCGTTCGCGTTCTTCCCACCGGCGCAGGCAGTGCTCTACGGCGTGTGGCTGGTCCCGGCGGTACTCGCCGGCCTGATCATCCGCAAGCCGGGCGCCGCCCTGTACTGCGAGACGGTGGCCGCGATCATCTCCGCCCTGCTGGGCAGCCAGTGGGCGAGCATCGTGATCCTCCAGGGCCTGATGCAGGGCATCGGCGCCGAGCTGGCGTTCGCCGCGTTCCGGTACCGCTCGTTCCGCCTGCCGGTGGCGGCGCTGGCCGGCGCGCTGACCGGCCTCGGCGCGGCGATCTTCGACTTCGTCTACTGGAACAAGGCGTACGACTTCGCCTCCTACCGCCTCCCGTACGCGCTGATCACGATCGTCAGCGCCACGATCGTCGCCGGCCTGGGCGCGCACGTCCTCACCCGCGCGCTGGCGAACACCGGCGTGCTGGACCGCTTCCCCGCCGGCCGCGACCGCGCCCTGGTCTGA
- a CDS encoding ABC transporter ATP-binding protein, translated as MSGLVLRGFGWRHGGRKRWALRGVDLRVESGERVLLLGPSGAGKSTLLAALAGLLPEDSGEQEGGVEIDGLDPRKARERVGILFQDPQTQLVMARSGDDVAFGLENRGVPAGEIWPRVDEALHRVGFPYPRDRPTAALSGGEQQRLALAGTLALRPGLLLLDEPTANLDPAGAALIRQAVANALDADTTMILVEHRVTEALPLVDRVVVLEPGGGVRADGPPAAVFAAHGDALAAAGVWIPGHVAPPRHATTPPGDVLLTAERLGLPPRLASTDLRVRAGEALAVLGPNGAGKSTLALLLGGLLPPGTGTVTASAELAGRDARTPPHRWRAPALVRRIGSVFQDPEHQFVTATVRDELALGPRRTGQPETAVTATVDELLHRLRLDRLAGANPYTLSGGEARRLSVATALATAPRLLICDEPTFGQDRRTWLELVDLLAELRDAGHGLVTVTHDEDFVAALADRTLTLDRSAAGASS; from the coding sequence GTGAGCGGGCTGGTGCTGCGGGGGTTCGGGTGGCGGCACGGGGGGCGGAAACGCTGGGCTCTGCGCGGGGTGGATCTGCGCGTGGAGAGCGGCGAGCGGGTGCTGCTGCTCGGGCCCTCCGGGGCCGGCAAGAGCACGCTGCTGGCGGCGCTGGCCGGGCTGCTGCCGGAGGACTCCGGCGAGCAGGAGGGCGGCGTCGAGATCGACGGGCTGGACCCGCGCAAGGCGCGGGAGCGCGTCGGCATCCTGTTCCAGGACCCGCAGACCCAGCTCGTCATGGCCCGCTCCGGCGACGACGTCGCGTTCGGGCTGGAGAACCGGGGCGTACCCGCCGGGGAGATCTGGCCCCGCGTCGACGAGGCGCTGCACCGGGTCGGCTTCCCGTACCCCCGGGACCGCCCGACCGCCGCGCTCAGCGGCGGTGAGCAGCAACGGCTCGCCCTGGCCGGCACGCTCGCGCTGCGCCCCGGACTGCTGCTGCTCGACGAGCCCACCGCCAACCTCGACCCGGCCGGCGCCGCCCTGATCCGCCAGGCCGTCGCGAACGCGCTCGACGCGGACACCACGATGATCCTGGTCGAGCACCGGGTCACCGAGGCGTTGCCGCTGGTCGACCGCGTGGTGGTGCTGGAACCGGGCGGCGGGGTGCGCGCCGACGGACCACCCGCTGCGGTCTTCGCCGCGCACGGCGACGCGCTGGCCGCCGCCGGGGTCTGGATACCCGGCCACGTCGCGCCACCCCGGCACGCCACCACGCCGCCCGGCGACGTGCTGCTCACCGCCGAGCGGCTCGGCCTGCCACCCCGGCTGGCCTCCACCGACCTCCGGGTACGCGCCGGCGAGGCGCTCGCCGTCCTCGGCCCCAACGGGGCCGGCAAGTCCACGCTGGCGCTGCTCCTGGGCGGCCTGCTGCCACCCGGGACGGGGACCGTCACCGCGTCGGCGGAGCTGGCGGGGCGGGACGCGCGCACTCCACCGCACCGCTGGCGGGCGCCCGCGCTGGTGCGCCGGATCGGTTCGGTGTTCCAGGACCCGGAGCACCAGTTCGTCACCGCCACCGTCCGCGACGAGCTGGCGCTCGGGCCGCGCCGCACCGGTCAGCCCGAGACGGCGGTGACCGCCACAGTGGACGAGTTGCTGCACCGGCTGCGGCTGGACCGGCTGGCCGGCGCCAACCCGTACACCCTCTCGGGTGGCGAGGCGCGGCGGCTGAGCGTGGCGACGGCGCTGGCCACCGCGCCCCGTCTGCTGATCTGCGACGAGCCCACGTTCGGCCAGGACCGGCGCACCTGGCTGGAGCTGGTCGACCTGCTGGCCGAGCTGCGCGACGCGGGACACGGCCTGGTCACTGTGACCCACGACGAGGACTTCGTCGCCGCGCTGGCCGACCGGACGCTCACCCTGGACCGTTCCGCCGCCGGGGCGTCCTCGTGA
- a CDS encoding energy-coupling factor transporter transmembrane component T family protein, with protein sequence MINLEPVAAPGAPLARRNPVAKLAAAMVFTLILVATLDPVAPAVAIAVELAVLPLFGVRYRVLARRAWPLLAGAVGILVTLVLFAADRSGPVLLQAGPVLVTEGVLVTALGLVLRMLAVALPGIVVFATTDPTDLADALIQNAKAPARFAIGALAAFRMVPLLEQEWRMISMARRARGVDAGRNPVAKLRLFGSTAFTLLVGAIRRGTRLAVAMDARGFDAGTPRTVARRQRFVLADTLLIIGAALTAGAALTLSVLLGTFRPLIG encoded by the coding sequence GTGATCAACCTCGAACCGGTCGCCGCGCCGGGCGCCCCGCTGGCGCGGCGCAACCCGGTGGCGAAGCTGGCCGCCGCGATGGTCTTCACGCTGATCCTGGTGGCGACGCTCGATCCGGTGGCTCCGGCCGTCGCCATCGCCGTCGAACTCGCGGTGCTGCCGCTGTTCGGCGTCCGCTACCGGGTGCTGGCCCGCCGCGCCTGGCCGCTGCTCGCCGGTGCCGTCGGCATCCTCGTCACGCTGGTGCTCTTCGCCGCCGACCGCTCCGGCCCGGTACTGCTCCAGGCCGGGCCGGTGCTGGTCACCGAAGGTGTGCTCGTCACGGCGCTGGGTCTGGTGCTCCGGATGCTGGCCGTGGCGCTGCCCGGCATCGTCGTGTTCGCCACCACCGACCCGACCGACCTGGCCGACGCGCTGATCCAGAACGCGAAGGCGCCCGCCCGGTTCGCCATCGGGGCGCTGGCCGCGTTCCGGATGGTGCCGCTGCTGGAGCAGGAGTGGCGGATGATCAGCATGGCGCGGCGGGCCCGCGGCGTGGACGCCGGCCGCAACCCGGTGGCCAAGCTGCGGCTGTTCGGGTCCACCGCGTTCACGCTGCTGGTGGGCGCGATCCGGCGGGGTACCCGGCTGGCAGTGGCGATGGACGCCCGGGGCTTCGACGCGGGTACGCCGCGCACCGTGGCCCGCCGTCAGCGCTTCGTCCTCGCCGACACGCTGTTGATCATTGGAGCGGCGCTGACTGCCGGCGCGGCGCTGACGCTCAGCGTGCTGCTGGGCACCTTCCGCCCGCTGATCGGCTGA
- a CDS encoding MauE/DoxX family redox-associated membrane protein, which produces MLDHLDIALRCLIGVVFLAATFGKVRSRASWREFVASLAAMRVVPTRLVPAVAGVVGLAEAAVPVLLLVPPTRRLGHVLAALLLVAFSIGIAVTLSRRQRVACRCFGATGAPLGRRHLLRNGLLITAASVGVAAAGATGDVPPAGVAVAAVAGAVGGLLFVWFDDITDLFVAQPARPTAGRRGVPDGGHRGAGGPVTPR; this is translated from the coding sequence GTGCTTGATCACCTGGACATCGCGCTGCGTTGCCTGATCGGCGTGGTCTTCCTGGCCGCGACGTTCGGCAAGGTCCGCAGCCGCGCGTCCTGGCGCGAGTTCGTCGCCTCACTCGCCGCCATGCGGGTGGTGCCGACGCGGCTCGTCCCCGCCGTCGCCGGTGTGGTCGGCCTGGCCGAAGCCGCCGTCCCGGTCCTGCTGCTGGTGCCGCCGACCCGTCGGCTCGGCCACGTGCTCGCGGCCCTGCTCCTGGTCGCCTTCAGCATCGGGATCGCCGTCACGCTGAGCCGCCGGCAACGGGTGGCCTGCCGCTGCTTCGGTGCGACTGGTGCACCGCTCGGCCGGCGGCACCTGCTCCGCAACGGCCTGCTGATCACTGCCGCGTCGGTGGGAGTGGCAGCCGCCGGCGCCACCGGCGACGTGCCCCCGGCGGGCGTCGCCGTGGCTGCGGTGGCCGGTGCGGTGGGCGGGCTGCTCTTCGTGTGGTTCGACGACATCACCGACCTCTTCGTCGCCCAGCCTGCCCGGCCCACCGCCGGACGCCGTGGCGTTCCCGACGGCGGCCACAGGGGTGCCGGTGGACCAGTGACCCCGAGGTAG
- a CDS encoding TlpA disulfide reductase family protein — protein sequence MAYLAAAVIVVGIIGLLNLILAFGVIRRLREHTVRLTALEAGHGHSDQIMLGAGSTVAPFQAVTEDGVTVTRDGLTGRTLVAFFSPDCTPCRERMPQFIRYAAEHPGGRDHVVGVVASDRDAAGEYVAALTPVARVVVESDGGPLCTAFGVQGFPAIGLIDESGVVVASGSLIEDLSAPVAG from the coding sequence ATGGCGTATCTCGCCGCTGCCGTCATCGTCGTCGGCATCATCGGCCTGCTGAACCTGATCCTCGCCTTCGGGGTGATCAGGCGGCTCCGCGAGCACACCGTGCGACTCACGGCTCTTGAGGCCGGGCACGGGCACAGCGACCAGATCATGCTCGGCGCCGGAAGCACCGTCGCGCCGTTCCAGGCGGTCACCGAGGACGGCGTGACAGTCACCCGGGACGGGCTGACCGGGCGCACCCTCGTCGCGTTCTTCTCCCCGGACTGCACCCCCTGCCGGGAGCGCATGCCGCAGTTCATCCGGTACGCAGCCGAGCACCCCGGCGGCCGGGACCACGTCGTCGGGGTCGTGGCGAGCGACCGGGACGCCGCCGGCGAGTACGTCGCCGCGCTGACCCCGGTGGCACGGGTCGTCGTCGAATCCGACGGAGGGCCGCTCTGCACCGCCTTCGGGGTGCAGGGCTTCCCGGCGATCGGCCTGATCGACGAATCCGGCGTCGTCGTCGCCAGCGGCTCCCTGATCGAAGACCTCTCGGCCCCCGTGGCCGGATGA
- a CDS encoding ABC transporter ATP-binding protein, with amino-acid sequence MGARLVRRGALLATTAYGLVTLASGVLPIVTAWLLKVVLDAVGSGAAWGTVLGAGAGLAVAGLGTALLPQLGAYLTGEIGRNVALVADDELYRSVGRQVGLARLEDPVFLDRLRLAQDAAAMPVQLVEAAFGLVRGVLLVGGFVGSLALLSPALTGLVLLAAVPVFLAELALARRRARVQWQVGPWERTEIVYRGLLQDVQAAKEIRLFGLEDFLRGRMLRERRRANQALRRVDRRELLIQGGLGVLAAVVGGAGLLWAVRAAYAGELTVGDVSIVIAALAGVQTGLNALVRAVASGHEQLLLFDHFAVIATGPVDLPLAVDPAPVRPLRRGIELRDVWFRYSDELPWVLRGVDLFLPAGQAVGLVGLNGAGKSTIVKLLCRFYDPSRGAILWDGVDLRDLDVAELRRRIGAVFQDYMAYDLSAAENIGVGNLAASDDRDRLVRAARKAGVHPVVEALPYGYDTLLTRIFFGESDQGDLQTGVRLSGGQWQRIALARAYLREEHDLMILDEPSSGLDPDAEYEVHNALRAHRSGRTSVLVSHRLGSIRDADRIVVLADGRVAEQGTHTELLAAGGAYAELFRRQADGYQLDPVPEEAL; translated from the coding sequence ATGGGCGCGCGCCTGGTCCGACGCGGGGCGCTCCTGGCCACGACCGCCTACGGCCTTGTCACGTTGGCGAGCGGGGTACTGCCGATCGTCACCGCCTGGCTGCTCAAGGTCGTCCTGGACGCGGTCGGCAGTGGGGCGGCCTGGGGCACCGTACTCGGCGCCGGGGCCGGGCTGGCCGTCGCCGGGCTCGGCACCGCCCTGCTGCCGCAGCTCGGCGCCTATCTGACCGGTGAGATCGGACGGAACGTCGCCCTCGTCGCCGACGACGAGCTCTACCGTTCGGTGGGACGCCAGGTCGGGTTGGCGCGGCTGGAGGACCCGGTCTTCCTGGACCGGCTGCGGTTGGCCCAGGACGCCGCGGCCATGCCGGTCCAACTGGTGGAGGCAGCCTTCGGCCTGGTGCGTGGGGTGCTGCTGGTCGGCGGCTTCGTCGGATCGCTCGCCCTGCTCAGTCCGGCCCTCACCGGGCTGGTCCTGCTGGCCGCCGTACCCGTGTTCCTGGCCGAGTTGGCCCTCGCCCGGCGGCGGGCCCGCGTGCAGTGGCAGGTCGGCCCGTGGGAGCGCACCGAGATCGTCTACCGGGGCCTGCTCCAGGACGTGCAGGCGGCGAAGGAGATCCGGCTGTTCGGCCTGGAGGACTTCCTGCGCGGGCGGATGCTGCGGGAGCGGCGCCGGGCCAACCAGGCATTGCGTCGGGTCGATCGGCGGGAGCTGCTCATCCAGGGCGGGCTGGGGGTGCTCGCGGCGGTGGTCGGCGGGGCCGGGCTGCTCTGGGCGGTACGGGCGGCGTACGCGGGCGAGCTGACCGTCGGCGACGTCTCGATCGTGATCGCCGCGCTCGCGGGCGTGCAGACCGGGCTCAACGCGCTGGTGCGTGCCGTCGCCAGCGGACACGAGCAACTGCTGCTCTTCGACCACTTCGCAGTGATCGCCACCGGTCCGGTGGATCTGCCGCTCGCCGTCGATCCGGCGCCGGTACGGCCACTGCGCCGGGGCATCGAGCTGCGGGACGTCTGGTTCCGCTACAGCGACGAGCTGCCCTGGGTGCTGCGCGGCGTCGACCTGTTCCTGCCGGCGGGTCAGGCGGTGGGACTGGTCGGGCTCAACGGCGCGGGCAAGAGCACGATCGTCAAGCTGCTCTGCCGCTTCTACGACCCGAGCCGGGGGGCGATCCTCTGGGACGGCGTCGACCTGCGCGACCTCGACGTGGCAGAGCTGCGCCGCCGGATCGGCGCGGTCTTCCAGGACTACATGGCCTACGACCTGAGCGCGGCGGAGAACATCGGGGTCGGCAACCTCGCGGCGTCCGACGACCGGGACCGGCTGGTCCGGGCGGCCCGGAAGGCCGGGGTGCATCCGGTGGTCGAGGCGCTGCCGTACGGCTACGACACCCTGCTCACCCGGATCTTCTTCGGTGAGTCGGACCAGGGCGACCTGCAGACCGGGGTGCGTCTCTCCGGTGGGCAGTGGCAGCGGATCGCCCTGGCCCGCGCCTACCTGCGGGAGGAACACGACCTGATGATCCTCGACGAGCCCAGCTCCGGCCTCGACCCCGACGCCGAGTACGAGGTGCACAACGCGCTGCGTGCCCACCGGTCCGGCCGTACCAGTGTCCTCGTCTCGCACCGGCTCGGATCCATCCGCGACGCCGACCGGATCGTGGTGCTCGCCGACGGGCGGGTGGCCGAGCAGGGGACGCACACCGAGCTACTGGCGGCCGGCGGCGCGTACGCCGAGCTGTTCCGTCGTCAGGCTGACGGCTACCAGCTCGATCCGGTACCGGAGGAGGCACTGTGA
- a CDS encoding S26 family signal peptidase: protein MTRPIAVAAALVAAVAAPVAVVWWLRERYVLVTVHGESMLPTYRPGDRVLVRRVPPSALRTGQIVVAGWPGERQAPPRRSRGGRSVVDEGWLIKRIAALPGDPAPPDLPGPVEDGPPATVPPGLLALIGDNRAASHDSRQVGYFAHSDVLGVVKRRIASSVHRMS, encoded by the coding sequence GTGACCAGGCCGATCGCCGTGGCCGCCGCGCTCGTCGCAGCCGTGGCGGCGCCGGTCGCGGTGGTGTGGTGGCTGCGTGAGCGGTACGTGCTGGTCACCGTCCACGGTGAGAGCATGCTCCCGACGTACCGCCCCGGGGACCGGGTGCTGGTGCGGCGGGTGCCGCCCTCGGCTCTGCGTACCGGCCAGATCGTGGTCGCCGGATGGCCGGGTGAGCGGCAGGCGCCCCCTCGGCGGTCCCGCGGGGGCAGGTCGGTGGTGGACGAGGGTTGGCTGATCAAGCGGATCGCGGCCCTGCCCGGCGATCCGGCGCCACCGGACCTGCCCGGCCCGGTCGAGGACGGGCCGCCGGCGACCGTGCCGCCGGGACTGCTGGCGCTGATCGGCGACAACCGGGCGGCAAGCCACGATTCGCGGCAGGTCGGCTACTTCGCCCACTCGGATGTGCTCGGCGTAGTGAAACGCAGGATCGCTTCATCAGTACATCGAATGTCATAA